The proteins below are encoded in one region of Dioscorea cayenensis subsp. rotundata cultivar TDr96_F1 chromosome 18, TDr96_F1_v2_PseudoChromosome.rev07_lg8_w22 25.fasta, whole genome shotgun sequence:
- the LOC120282915 gene encoding anthranilate synthase beta subunit 2, chloroplastic-like: MSSPAKNQTRGPSPRSLALSWPPSPPRSVPSLPKPSAQSLFIGHHGGIAPAVFCPPHRAQKDGSRRGELVAGRRSIDVVRGLAVAGLDGSRVPDEVKVVNPIVVIDNYDSFTYNLCQYIGELGVHFEVYRNDDVTVEELKGRNPRGILISPGPGTPQDSGISLQTVLELGPSIPLFGVCMGLQCIGEAFGGKVVRSPFGVVHGKSSPVYYDEKLDDHLFSGLPNPFTAARYHSLVIEKDSFPSDVLEITAWTEDGLIMAARHKKYKHILGVQFHPESIITTQGKAMVHNFIKLIERQEAKGSGSGSGSGSENLKC; this comes from the exons ATGAGTTCACCGGCGAAGAACCAGACTCGT GGGCCTTCTCCGCGTTCTCTCGCGCTCTCATGGCCGCCTTCGCCTCCTCGATCGGTGCCCTCTCTCCCAAAGCCCTCCGCCCAATCCCTCTTCATTGGGCACCACGGTGGTATCGCTCCCGCCGTCTTCTGCCCACCACACCGAGCTCAGA AGGATGGGAGTAGGAGAGGGGAATTGGTGGCTGGTAGGAGGTCGATTGATGTGGTGAGAGGATTGGCTGTGGCTGGGCTGGATGGGTCTAGGGTTCCGGATGAGGTTAAGGTTGTGAATCCGATCGTCGTGATTGATAACTATGATAGTTTCACCTACAATTTATGCCAG TATATTGGAGAGCTTGGAGTTCATTTTGAGGTGTATCGGAATGATGATGTCACTGTGGAGGAATTAAAAGG GAGAAATCCAAGAGGGATACTTATTTCCCCAGGCCCTG GAACACCTCAGGATTCTGGAATATCCCTGCAAACTGTTTTAGAGCTTGGACCTTCTATACCTTTATTTGGAGTTTGTATGGGCTTGCAATGcattggagaggcttttggag GAAAGGTTGTTCGTTCTCCTTTTGGGGTGGTACATGGGAAAAGCTCTCCTGTGTATTATGATGAAAAACTTGATGATCATTTGTTTTCTGGCCTGCCAAA CCCTTTTACTGCAGCTAGATATCACAGCCTTGTGATTGAAAAGGATAGTTTTCCTAGTGATGTGCTTGAGATAACAGCTTGGACAGAAGATGGACTGATAATGGCTGCCAGACATAAGAAGTATAAACACATCCTG GGGGTGCAGTTCCATCCAGAGAGCATCATTACCACTCAAGGCAAAGCCATGGTCCACAACTTTATCAAGTTAATCGAACGACAGGAAGCCAAAGGCTCCGGCTCCGGCTCCGGCTCTGGTTCCGAGAACTTAAAATGCTGA